ACAGCTTCCCCGTCCACGTGACGGTGCAGTAGGAGGATATGACAATGCGCAAATCAGCCATCTGCATCGGCGCGCTCGCACTTGCGCTCGCTGCGTGCAGCGGACATCAATCTATGCCCAGTCCGGCGAATAACGCCGCACTGGCGCACGGCCGCAACATGGGGCCGGGAGTCGTACAGACCGGACACACGCCGGTCCAGTGGACGCAATTCGCATGGGGCGGAACAAGCGGCACCAACAACTTCAATTCAGCGGTCACGGGAAGCGACAAGAACATATGGTACACGGACTATAGCGACAACGCGCTGATCCAGATGAAGATGTCGGGGTCGACGCACGTCTTTCCGCTGAACTATGGCTCAGGTCTACACTTCAGCCCCGGCAACATCGCCGTCGGCGCCGACGGCAAATTCTACATGTCGACTCCAGCGACAGCCGGCGTGATCGGGCTCGCGAAGACGACGGGATCGTTCTCCGTCATCGCCATTCCGAGCGGTGATCAGGACTACATGGGCGGCATGGCTGTCGGCTCGGACGGCAACATCTGGTACGCCGGGCTCAAGCACGTGGGCAAGATCACGCAAACCGGCCATGTCACCGAATTCGCCTATCCTGACGGCGAGGTTAGCAACTACTACGGCGCGGTCGCGGCGGGATCGGACGGCGATATCTGGGTGACGGAATACAACGTCGGGGCAATCGACGAAGTTGATCCAAACACCGGCAGCATCACCGTCTATTCCATGCCGTGCGGCCTGATCGGGCTCGTTTCGGCGCCGGATGGAAATCTCTACTCGAGCGGCTGCGGGAATATCTACCGCATCACGACGAGCGGCAGCTGGACGGCGATTCCGAATCCATTTAACACCGAGGGGAACCCGAACAACTTCATCCAGGGTCTCGACGGCAACCCGTGGTTCTCCGTCTCTAACCAGAATGAGATCGCCACGTACAATACGTCCACCAACACGCTCCATTCGTTCTATCCGCCCTCAACATATGGGGTTAACTACGGCCTCACCGGAGGCCCGGATGGCAACTATTGGACGATCGGCAACAATGCGAAGATCGACGTCTACATCATCGATGTGATAACGGTGACGCCGAATCCGGTGCACCTCACGAGCATCGGTCAGACGCAGACCATCACGATCACTGAACCGAACACGTCTGCATGGACCGTGACAAGTTCCAGCCCGGGCGTCGCAACGGTCACGCCTGTCTCAGGGCATCCGAACCAGTACACGGTGAAAGCGATCGGTATCGGCAATACAAACGTCACGGTGAAGGACGCGATCGGCAATTCGATCGTGGACAAAGTAACGGTCACGTAACAACGACATCCTGTAACACGGAGAATGGCCGGACACGCGTCCGGCCATTCTTTCGGTATATCTACTAGTTGTATAGTTGACAATGCCCTGAGGGTGACGTATACTTGCCGCATGGCACGCAACGCATCGCCGACGCTTACCGCTGCCGAGCATCGCGTCATGGACGTCTTGTGGCGGCTCGGATCGGGGACCGTTGCGGATGTGGCGGCCGCGCTCGGCAACCCGCCGCTCGCGTATACCACTGTGCTCACCGTGCTTCGCACGCTGGACAGAAAGAAGTACGTCCGACACCGCGCGGAGGGCAAGGCGCACGTGTTCGCGCCCGCGATCGATCGCGATGCAGTCCGCCGCGACGTCGTCGGTTACGTCCTCAAACAATTCTTCGACGGCTCGCCGCGCGAACTGCTGCTCAACCTGCTTGAGTCCGAGCGCGTGGACCAAGCCGAGCTGCGCCGCTTGCGAAGTCTGCTCGATGGCGCGCGGAACGGCGAACGAAAGGCCTGAACATGGCGATGAACCCTTCGCTCATCTCGATAGCCGGCGCGGTCGGCCACGCGCTTTTCACCGGCCTCTGGCTCGGAGCGCTCTTGGCGCTCATCCTCTTCTTCATCGGCGAACGGCTCCGTGGGACGAATGCTGCGACTCGCCACGCCATGTGGTATGCGGGCCTCATAGCGATCGCATCCGTTCCGGTCGCGAGCGTGGCCTGGTCGTTCGATCACGCCGTGACGATCGCCGCGCCGGCCGAGCAACTGCAAACCGCGCCGTGGCGGCCTGCGGCTCTGAAGAAATGGACCACTTCGAATTCGGCGCACGGGACCCGCACGCAGGCGGCCGCACGAGGATCGTCGCCGGCGGTGTCCGACACAAACGCTTTATCCGCCGCGAAGCCCGAGCAGCGTCCGTTTGATTTCACGCCGTATCTGCTCGGCGCTTTAGGGATCGCGTTGTTCGGTGCGCTAATCGGCGTCGGCGGGATCGGCGTAAGTCTCGTCCGACTGCTGGCGGTGAAGCGCGAGAGCCGGCCGTTCGATCCCGCGATCGCTGCGCGGCTGCGTCGCTGGTCGGCGCGGCCGGCGATCGGGCGCGATGTCGCGCTGCGCGTCTCACAAGGCCTCGACGTGCCGGCCGCTGTCGGATTCGCGCATCCGGCGATACTCGTGCCGGCATCGTGGCCCGCAAATCTCGATATCGACGAGCTCGACAGTATCGTCATGCACGAGTACTCGCATCTCCGGCGCTGCGACGATTGGTGGGCGCTGCTGCAGAGGATTGCGGAACGCGCCTATTGGTTCAACCCGGCGTTGCGCTTCATCGCGGCGCGCGCGAATCTCGAGCGCGAGATCGCCTGCGACGACTGGGTCGTCACCGAGGCGTCGAACGCGACGTCCTACGCCGAGTGCCTGTGGCGCATCGCCCAGTTCGCGCATATTCCGCAACCCCGTCTGCCGGTACCCGCCGCGCTCGTCACACGCGCTCAGATCGTTGAAAGGATCGAACACCTCATGGACGCCAAGCGCGATTCGCTTCCTCACGTACGCCCCACCGCGCTGCTCGCAATCGTGCCGCTGGCCGCGCTTCTACTCGTCGTCGGCGTCGTGCGCGCGCCGGCCGTCACCATCACGCAGGCAGCTCCTCCGGCTTCGGTTACGGCCCCCGTTGTGAACGAACCGGGGCACACAGCCGTCAAGCCGCCGCGCGTATCCTACGCCGTCACGCAAGTCTGGAAGGCGCAACCGCTCGCGAAGCCCTTGGCGCAGCCGCTCGCTAAGCCCGCGGCGCAGCCGCTCGCTAAGCCCGCGGCGCAGCCTAACCCGCCGATTCTACCGACAAGCGCGCGGTCATCGCGACCGCAGCTCAGCTCCCTTTCGAAGACCAGATACGCGGCGGGCACGGAGGTCGCACTGAGCGGCCTCGACGTGCGGATGTTGTTGCAGTCGTGCCAAGGATGTGACCTGAGCGGCAAAGATCTGCGGAATGCCGATCTGCACGGACTGAACTTGAGCGGCGATGACATGTCGCACGTCGACCTGCGAGGTGCCAATCTACGCGGCACTCGTTTCGACGGTGTGGATCTTTCAGGGTCTCGGCTGGACGGAGCCGATCTCACCGACGCAGAGTTCAGCGGTTCCAATATCGCCAACATCTCGTGGACCGGAGCGATTCTGACCAATGCAAAATTCCAAGGGATCAAGATCGATTCGGCGATGGTGAAGGCCGGCATGCTGCGCCATATGCTGTCGTCGTGCGAAGGCTGCGACATGCAGGGCCTCGATCTTCACGGAACCGATCTGAGCGGCATCCGCCTCGACGGCGCCGACCTTTCCGATGCGGATCTTCGCGACGCGAACCTATCGCATGCGAAGCTCAACGGCGTCGATCTGAAAGGCGCGCGGCTGGATGGAACGGACCTCACCGATGCCGAGCTTAACGGCTGCGATCTGACGTCCGTGGACCTCAGCCATGCGAAAATCCAGGGTTTGAAGCTGCAGGGAGCGGACCTACGAGGTCTGCATTTCTCCGGTCTCGACGTTCGCGGCCTTACCGCGGATGGTGCCGATCTGAGCGGGGCGTCGCTCGCCCACGTCGATCTTTCCGGCGTGCACATGGATGGCTCCGATTTCCGCAACGCAGATCTCACCGCCGCCAATCTCTCGGACGGTGATTTCTCCGGCGCCGACTTCCGATACTCGCACTTGGACAACGCCGACTTCCGGCGTGCCGCTCTCTGCGGTTACAACACGTTCACCGATGACGGCGGAACCGTGCTTCAACGAAAAAAGGAATGCGCCGATTTTTCCGGTGCCACAACGCACGGCACCGACCTTCGCGGCGCGCGGATCTGCGACGAGCGCAACGGAGAACAGCGCTGTTCAGCGATATCTGCGGCCGATCTCCGTCTGCTCTCCCACTCGGATCTGACGGGAGCATTGCTGCCCGATTTTTGATGCCTTGACCAACTAATAATATAAGAGACTCGGCGTGTTGGGCGGACCATAAAGGTCCGCCCTACATTCATTGAACCGTTTGCGCGGCGGACCATAAAGGTCCGCCCTACATTCATTGAACCGTTTGCGCGGCGGCGGCATACTCTAGGGCAACCACTCTTCTACGAGGAGAACGTGCTCTTGAAACTGCTGCTCGCTCTGGCGCTCGCCGCCAGCATGACCGCATCGGCGACCGCCGCCAAAGTCGAAATCAAAGACTACGCCTTTCAAAAACCTTCCATCACGATCGCCGCCGGATCCACCGTGTCATGGACGAACCAGGACGACGATCCGCACACGGTCGTCGCCGATGACAAGTCGTTCGACTCGATGGGTTTGGGGCAAGGCGATGTGTGGTCGCACACGTTCACCAAGCCCGGCACCTATCATTATCACTGCGGCGTCCATCCGTTCATGAAAGGCACCATCGTCGTGACGGCGGTGACAAAACACGTATGAAGCGCGACGAATTTTTGGAATGCATGGCGTGGGGCGGCACGGGCGTCGTCTATGGTCTCACGAACCACGGTCTGATCGGACGCTCGCTGGCGGATGCGAGCGTCAAACCGCTCTCCGCAGCCACGCGGACCTTTGTGCAGATCAGCGACAGCCATATCGGCTTCAACGGCAAAGCCAACGACGATGTCATAGCGACGTTCCAGCAAGCTATCGACAAGATCAACGCTCTCCCGGTCGCGCCGGAGTTCGTGATCCATACGGGCGACCTGACGCATCTCTCCAAACCCGACCAGCTCGACACCGTGAAGCAGATGCTCGGCACGATAAAAACCGGGGCGTTCTACGCGGTGCCGGGCGAACACGATGTCATCAACGATAACGGCGATCAGTTCTTCAAACTTTTCGGGCGTGGAAATTCACAACGCTGGTTTAGCTTCGATGCGGCGGGCGTCCACTCACTCGCGCTCACCAACGTCGTCGGCATCACCAAGGGCGGGATCTTGGGCCGCGATCAACTCGAGTGGGCGCGCGCGGATCTCGCTAAGCAATCGCCGGACACGCCGATCGCGGTGATGGCGCACATCCCATTGTACGCCGTGTACCCCGACTGGGGTTGGACGACGGACGATCAGTCGGAGCTGCTCGACATGCTGCGACGATTCGACAGCGTGACGGTGCTCAACGGTCACATCCACCAGGTGCTCTCCAAGACCGACGGAAAGATCACGTTTTACACTGCCGCGAGCACGGCGTTTCCGCAGCCCGCACCCGGCTCGGCGCCGAAGCCGGGGCCTCTGACGGTGCCGGCCGGTGAACTCGCGAAATTGCTCGGCATTCGGACGGTGAACATCGTCGAAGGTTCGCATCAGATCGCGGTTGTCGATGAATCGCTCGCCAAACAGAATTGACGATTAGATGATCTCGGCCGATGCGGCGCGCGAACTCGCAGCGAGGCTCGCGCGCGGCGATCAAGATGCGCTCGCCGAATCGTACGAGCGTTACTCCGGCCGCTGTCGCGACGTCGCGTTTCGCGTTTTGCACGATGACGCGCTCGCCGAGGATGCAGTCCAAGAAGCATTCGCCAGTCTTTGGCGCAGGCGAGAGGGACTTGTGGTTCGATCG
Above is a genomic segment from Candidatus Eremiobacteraceae bacterium containing:
- a CDS encoding BlaI/MecI/CopY family transcriptional regulator, which encodes MARNASPTLTAAEHRVMDVLWRLGSGTVADVAAALGNPPLAYTTVLTVLRTLDRKKYVRHRAEGKAHVFAPAIDRDAVRRDVVGYVLKQFFDGSPRELLLNLLESERVDQAELRRLRSLLDGARNGERKA
- a CDS encoding pentapeptide repeat-containing protein, with the translated sequence MAMNPSLISIAGAVGHALFTGLWLGALLALILFFIGERLRGTNAATRHAMWYAGLIAIASVPVASVAWSFDHAVTIAAPAEQLQTAPWRPAALKKWTTSNSAHGTRTQAAARGSSPAVSDTNALSAAKPEQRPFDFTPYLLGALGIALFGALIGVGGIGVSLVRLLAVKRESRPFDPAIAARLRRWSARPAIGRDVALRVSQGLDVPAAVGFAHPAILVPASWPANLDIDELDSIVMHEYSHLRRCDDWWALLQRIAERAYWFNPALRFIAARANLEREIACDDWVVTEASNATSYAECLWRIAQFAHIPQPRLPVPAALVTRAQIVERIEHLMDAKRDSLPHVRPTALLAIVPLAALLLVVGVVRAPAVTITQAAPPASVTAPVVNEPGHTAVKPPRVSYAVTQVWKAQPLAKPLAQPLAKPAAQPLAKPAAQPNPPILPTSARSSRPQLSSLSKTRYAAGTEVALSGLDVRMLLQSCQGCDLSGKDLRNADLHGLNLSGDDMSHVDLRGANLRGTRFDGVDLSGSRLDGADLTDAEFSGSNIANISWTGAILTNAKFQGIKIDSAMVKAGMLRHMLSSCEGCDMQGLDLHGTDLSGIRLDGADLSDADLRDANLSHAKLNGVDLKGARLDGTDLTDAELNGCDLTSVDLSHAKIQGLKLQGADLRGLHFSGLDVRGLTADGADLSGASLAHVDLSGVHMDGSDFRNADLTAANLSDGDFSGADFRYSHLDNADFRRAALCGYNTFTDDGGTVLQRKKECADFSGATTHGTDLRGARICDERNGEQRCSAISAADLRLLSHSDLTGALLPDF
- a CDS encoding cupredoxin family copper-binding protein translates to MLLKLLLALALAASMTASATAAKVEIKDYAFQKPSITIAAGSTVSWTNQDDDPHTVVADDKSFDSMGLGQGDVWSHTFTKPGTYHYHCGVHPFMKGTIVVTAVTKHV
- a CDS encoding metallophosphoesterase, whose translation is MKRDEFLECMAWGGTGVVYGLTNHGLIGRSLADASVKPLSAATRTFVQISDSHIGFNGKANDDVIATFQQAIDKINALPVAPEFVIHTGDLTHLSKPDQLDTVKQMLGTIKTGAFYAVPGEHDVINDNGDQFFKLFGRGNSQRWFSFDAAGVHSLALTNVVGITKGGILGRDQLEWARADLAKQSPDTPIAVMAHIPLYAVYPDWGWTTDDQSELLDMLRRFDSVTVLNGHIHQVLSKTDGKITFYTAASTAFPQPAPGSAPKPGPLTVPAGELAKLLGIRTVNIVEGSHQIAVVDESLAKQN